Below is a window of Oceaniferula flava DNA.
CCACCTTTGCTCGCTTACCTAATGATTTGCGCGATGAGTTAGAGGGCTTGATCCATGTTTTTCTCGATGAAAAATCGTTCGAGGCCTGCGGTGGTATGGAGCAGGTCAGCGATCACATGCGCCGCGTGATTGCTGCCGAGGCCTGCCTGTTGCTGGTGAACCGCAAACATGATTTCTACCGTAAACTGCGCAGTATCCTGCTCTATCCATCTGCCTACAAAGCGCGTAACGAACACGGCGACCACGATGTCAGGCTCGGTGAGAGCTGGAACTCAGGGAGCATTGTGCTGGCTTGGGACAGCGTGGTGGCCGGTGGCAAAAACGAAGAAGATGGCTCGAATGTTACCCTACACGAGTTCGCGCACCAGCTGGATCAGGTCGATGGCGCTGGCGATGGCGTGCCGGAGCTGCACGGCGCTGGCAGCTACCGTGAGTGGGCGCAGGTATTTAGTCGGGCTTTCGAGCGTTTTCAGAAACGCTTGGATAAGGGGAAGCGCACCACTCTGGACCCCTACGGAGCCACCAATCCGGCGGAGTTTTTTGCCGTCGCCACCGAGACCTTTTACGAGAAACCCAAACAGCTTCAAAAAGCTTATCCTGATCTTTATCAACAGCTGCAGCAATACTACCGAGTCGATCCGATCGAGTGGCTGTAACCGCGCGTCATCGCTTGAAAACCCTCGGTTGCCATTTCCGTAGGATACGCTAAAATGAACGGGATGCAGGAAGAATACAGCTGGAATGGCGGTAACATGGGCTCGTCCTCCTACCGGCTTCCCGAGAACGAGGGCCAGGGCAAGTGGGTCATCATCGCGATTGTCTTTGCGGTGGCGCTGCACGTCATTGTCTTGCTCGGCCTGAGCCGCATCGATGTGATTCTGCCTGAATTTGTGCAGAAAAAAGAAATCCGCACCGAGGTCATCCGCGTGAACCCGGTGGATACTCAGGACGCACGCCCGGAGGTCACTCCTCCCGAACAGCCGGAGATCGAGGAGCCTGTCGCGGTGGTGCCGCCGGCCGATGAACTCGATATTCTGGAAAATTTGCCGGAAATGGAAATCGATATCAAACCTGACATCGAAACCATCCAGGTGCCAAAAATCAGCTCCGCCGCCATCGGTGAGCTGGAGGGCGAGACCAAGGAGCCCATGAAAGCCACGGTCTTCGATCCGGAGCTGCCCGAGATGGGCAAGACCGAAGACTTTTTCCCGCGTGCCGACGATAGCCAGGTGGCTGTCGATCCCGGCTCGCGCATGGCGGAGAAATATGATCCGGATGCCTACACCGAGACACTCAGGAAAGGGGCCGGCGGCGAGGCCGAGGATGGTTTACTCAAAGGCTTCACCACCTTGGATCAAATGGCGAATATGGATGGCAACTCACTGCTGACCACCAAGGCGCTGATCGGCAGTGACCTTCTTTTCGA
It encodes the following:
- a CDS encoding OmpA family protein; the encoded protein is MQEEYSWNGGNMGSSSYRLPENEGQGKWVIIAIVFAVALHVIVLLGLSRIDVILPEFVQKKEIRTEVIRVNPVDTQDARPEVTPPEQPEIEEPVAVVPPADELDILENLPEMEIDIKPDIETIQVPKISSAAIGELEGETKEPMKATVFDPELPEMGKTEDFFPRADDSQVAVDPGSRMAEKYDPDAYTETLRKGAGGEAEDGLLKGFTTLDQMANMDGNSLLTTKALIGSDLLFEFNSAELKESAKVSLMKVAMLIYKHPNLVCWLDGHTDLIGGQESNLKLSRARANAVKHWLVHSMELSEDQIAVRGFGKSQPLVKEGTAEQQAPNRRVEIKMRKGHPEKPVLVKPKKPKPSVAESTPPVKPKPPKAIVEPEPEPSTNRAQIVPEDPAPPRAIPVEE
- a CDS encoding zinc-dependent peptidase, with the protein product MNGITILLLAIGAVFLFFFVVGVVRKSRRAKLMSQRLSEADRRELIQDFPTFARLPNDLRDELEGLIHVFLDEKSFEACGGMEQVSDHMRRVIAAEACLLLVNRKHDFYRKLRSILLYPSAYKARNEHGDHDVRLGESWNSGSIVLAWDSVVAGGKNEEDGSNVTLHEFAHQLDQVDGAGDGVPELHGAGSYREWAQVFSRAFERFQKRLDKGKRTTLDPYGATNPAEFFAVATETFYEKPKQLQKAYPDLYQQLQQYYRVDPIEWL